In Fusarium oxysporum Fo47 chromosome IX, complete sequence, the following proteins share a genomic window:
- a CDS encoding beta-lactamase/transpeptidase-like protein, producing MRFESLAYMGLAGSATASVILSNDVPLTGPSFLPNFDISKTDFLNEAKEKFPSLVEELFDTKILNKTDLIFAVDVFSASTNDSLYSYFHVGDTYKDTLTKGKLTEDTIFRTGSVTKVFTVYAIIAKAGIEALSYPVSIFLPELLGNSSSNPLERIDWSEITVGALATHQAGTSGPGEYFKLNPNTTGDDREGFLEFMRDTQVPTMGPWRSALYSDAGFGVLTLILERLTGQEYKDAIKDVIFEPLGMDSSSAVVPNGSDVDAVARTGLKSWGIDVPIVAGSGGIYSSAKDLRLAGISILNSDLLSSSTTREWMKPRSSTGTLVELVGAPWEITRLTLPTGPGSNRTRVSDLYLKAGGNNDYTCFIALSPDHGIGFSILIAGETATPARWPLRDVTGTTFITAAEYAAAESAEKSLTGTFVVKGSETTNITIEVTKGEPGLKLKSWYVKGQDAVEDTSSRLYPMGLYSNSRSLAAQYNIKGKFSTAFRVVSGLATPAPRAAVEGGKGGLFDQSQAWMNIGASGTADELIFNMEDTTVVSIISPYDGTEFVRVD from the exons ATGCGTTTCGAATCTTTGGCCTATATGGGCCTTGCTGGCTCTGCAACAGCCAGCGTCATCCTCTCAAATGATGTTCCTCTTACTGGCCCCTCTTTTCTCCCTAACTTCGACATTTCTAAGACAGATTTCCTCAAtgaagccaaggaaaagTTCCCATCATTGGTCGAAGAACTCTTTGATACCAAGATCCTGAATAAAACAGACCTCATTTTTGCGGTTGATGTCTTTTCAGCCTCGACCAATGATTCGCTTTACAGTTACTTCCATGTTGGCGATACATACAAAGATACTCTCACAAAGGGAAAACTGACTGAGGATACAATCTTCAGGACTGGCAGCGTGACAAAGGTCTTCACTGTGTATGCTATCATTGCTAAGGCTGGCATTGAGGCATTAAGCTATCCTGTGTCCATTTTTCTGCCTGAGCTTTTGGGTAATTCGTCTAGTAACCCACTGGAGAGAATCGACTGGAGTGAAATTACTGTGGGAGCACTTGCTACACATCAGGCTGGCACCAGTGGCCCTGGAG AATACTTTAAACTCAACCCGAATACCACTGGAGACGATCGAGAAG GCTTTCTTGAATTTATGCGGGATACACAGGTCCCTACTATGGGCCCTTGGCGAAGTGCGCTGTACTCCGATGCCGGGTTTGGCGTTCTGACTCTGATCCTTGAGCGGCTTACTGGCCAAGAGTACAAAGACGCAATTAAAGATGTTATATTTGAACCACTTGGAATGGACTCTTCCTCTGCAGTGGTTCCCAATGGCTCGGACGTGGATGCCGTAGCCCGGACTGGGCTCAAGTCATGGGGCATTGATGTCCCTATTGTGGCTGG ATCTGGTGGCATCTATTCATCTGCCAAAGACCTGCGACTCGCGGGAATCTCTATCCTGAACTCCGACCTCCTCTCATCTTCTACTACTCGGGAGTGGATGAAGCCTCGCAGTAGCACTGGCACCCTTGTCGAGCTTGTCGGGGCACCCTGGGAAATCACACGTCTCACCCTCCCTACTGGCCCTGGCTCGAACCGCACCCGTGTCTCTGACCTATATCTCAAAGCTGGCGGTAACAATGATTATACTTGCTTTATCGCCCTTTCGCCAGACCATGGTATTGGCTTCTCGATTCTGATTGCCGGCGAAACTGCCACCCCTGCCCGATGGCCACTTCGCGACGTTACAGGAACAACCTTCATCACAGCAGCTGAGTACGCCGCGGCGGAAAGTGCCGAGAAGAGCCTCACCGGTACATTCGTCGTCAAGGGTTCTGAGACAAcaaacatcaccatcgaAGTCACGAAAGGAGAGCCTGGATTAAAGTTGAAGTCCTGGTACGTTAAAGGACAAGACGCAGTTGAGGATACTTCGTCACGCCTCTACCCAATGGGTCTCTACTCCAACTCTCGCTCTCTAGCCGCACAATACAATATCAAGGGCAAGTTTTCTACAGCTTTCCGCGTGGTTTCTGGACTTGCAACCCCTGCACCTCGTGCTGCCGTTGAGGGCGGCAAAGGAGGATTGTTCGACCAGAGTCAGGCTTGGATGAATATTGGAGCCTCTGGGACTGCTGATGAGCTCATCTTCAATATGGAGGATACAACAGTCGTTAGCATCATTAGTCCCTACGATGGGACGGAATTTGTTCGAGTAGACTAG